The genomic window TCTCTGGAGGGTGGTGCTCCGACAGGGAAGAGGCTCCAGCCGTGGCGTGGCATGGCAGAGGTGGACTAGGGTGGCGAGCTGATGCAGGGAGGTGCTGCGtgcagcctccacctcttccctggtgccctccagaacgtggcgccgtggttccctgtgccactagcctctatggctaaggcGCTTCTGTATATGCTATACTATAGCTACTATATAAATCTATATTTCTATCTATCTGCACTATTTATACTATATACTATAGCTACTGTATGGTATACGGTACCTGATTGAAATACTGTTGAGAAGACACTGAACTGCATTTTGATCCAGTCTTCCCTGGCCACAAGTTCTCTAACCAAGCTTTCATTTTCCACCTtgagaagggtggagggaattgGGTCCTTGTTTCTAAGAAAATCTGTTGTGTTGTATTATTTGAAGATGAGATTTTTGTAAGATATTCAATACAAATGTATTATTTTTCAGGTACTGAGCAACAGCAGATAAATGTTGCCCCCTCTTCAGAGTCTTTTACCAATTGGAGAGCTATATTATCACCAACATGGCCTTCTAGAGAACTTGAGTCTTCCTCAGTGGGTGACATTTCAATGAGGCAAGCCTTGGAGAATGCCAATCTGCTTCAGATAATAAAAAGTACTTTAGCAGAGACACGGACGAGAACTATGGACCAAACTAGGTTTTTGCCAAGCCTATATCAAGGCAGTGGCAACAGCGCATCCCAAGAACCTTCTGAGGTATCAGCAGAATCACCAATGAAGTCTCAAGATGCTGACGAAATGACTATTGTATCAGGTTTGCCTCAAATCAGTGTGTTATCCGCATTGTCCACATCATCACCAGTGACACATTCAACTACTACTGTGTCATCCCAGATAATGCCATATGGAACATCCTCCATTTCAAAAGAAATCACATCGGGATCAGACATATTTTCAACCTCTCCATTACCATCCCCTTTGCCATTGGTAAAGGAATCATCTCATATCATAATTGTTTCCAATTTGACTGTGCCATCCACCCAAGTGCCTTTGTCCACAGATACAGAAAATTCATTCAGCATAAACATAGTCAATTCTTATTTAAATAAAACTTCAGGTAATCCACAGAGTATGATAGTGCCTGGAAATTCCAGTGCAACAGAATATGCAGTATCCAAAAGGGATGGTAAAGAGTTTTCTGTTGCCACCTCATTTAGTAATAACATTGGATTGATTAGTGGTCATTCCACAATACCAGCAGGGACACAATCACACCCAGAAGATAGGAAACTGCAttctcctgctttgcatgcaataaTATCCAATAAGACTTCTCTCCTAGTATCCAGTCACAGAGTGCCATTGAATTCtagcagaaatatttttttctctggATTCACTCACAAAGCATCTTTTGTAGCAGAGCTCCCGAGTAAGCCACCAGATGCCATGACACATCATAAGGAGAGTAGCATATATGCAACTGCATCATCTACAGTTCATAAGAACAGGACAGTTCCTTGGATTTCTGCATCAGCCCCCCATACCTTAAGTACTTCACCTGCACAATTTAAAATGATGACTGATTTGCTGTCTGCATCAATTTCAAGTTCTTCCAAAGGGAGAGATTTATTAGCAGTATCTGAAAATCCAAGACCTTTTCGTTTGTCTCTCCCAGCAGTGCCAACTGGAGCTATTTCAGAGGCAATAAGCAAAAATAATGTGATCGCTCCAGCACCCACACCTACTAGTATACCAGCTTTTTATCCAGCAGATAAAGTCATTTCCTTAATAGAGGGGACAAATCAAACTTCTAATGCAGCTGGACATCAGACTGTTTCAGCACCAAATGATAAAGTTGCTTCCAATATTCATTTAACAAATCCTTATGCCACAGAATCAAAAACAGAGATTTCTAATACACCTTATGAAACCAGTGAAAACACACCTCCCATAGCCTATGAAGCCTTGGTAAGATCATTACAACGTCGGTCTTTCACCAAAGATGCTAGTGACACAGTGTTCACAAATGTTGATGTGAATAGATTATTTCCTTATCAGTCACCAGTAACACAAACCCCAAATGTTTCTTTAGAAACTCCAGCCAACGAGCAAATTCTCAAGAGAATTTTGACATTTGAAAGAACCAGCTCCAATAAATTTTCGGTATCTTTGCCAACTTCTGTTGGAGGCCTATTAAAATTTCGTTCCACAGCCCTGTTTTTATCTCCTCCTAATAATTTGAGAAATTCTCGATTAGCAGATTCTAATGAGGGAAGGCCAATGCTTAGCTTAAtagaagagaaggagagaaatgaGAAGGTATCCACCACTGTGATGCCCCATGCAGAATATTTATCTCATCTACCTTTAAATGAATCTGATGCTAAAATGCACGAAACCTTACATACAGTTGATACTTCCTTCAGGACTGCTATTTCACCTTTGGACATATACATGTTTCCCTCTTCTACTCCAGCAACAGAACATTTGGAAAACCCAGTGCCTGCTTCACTAGaagtttcaaacactgctttGAAAGGCATCTTAGATACTTCAAATGCAGGAAAGATTTTTAAAACCACACCATTAGTTCCTGTGTGGGACCCTGGAAGCTGGCTGTCATCTACTGGCATAAGTATGTCTTCAGGAAAGACAACAACCCATGTGTCCCGGGTTGCAGAGGACTATGTGAGCCCTACAGCTTTAAGGACAATATATACAGTGGTCCCAGGCATACAGCAGCAAACAAATTATGTAAATAAACAGATGCCTTCTAGCACAGCCACATCACCCATTAGTACATCTGTAACAGTTCTCCCAAATTCTTCAGTTTCAAGTGGAAGAAATTCTAAAAGCTTCACAGAATTTAACACATACCCATTGACTGTAGAAACATCTTCTGGCCAGTATGCATCCTTTCCAAATAACCAAAGTGCTCTCTCACAGGGTGCAGAAATCCCATCACTGCAATCTAAAAAGGACAATCATACACATGGAAATATTTTGGAATATTTTACTGTCAAAAATATGAATGTCACTTCGAGCTTTGGGAAAAAATCCTATCCTGTGTATGAGGACTTCACAGCTGCTAATACGAGGACGTCTACTAGCACGGATGCATTTTCCTCTATTTTGACAACATATGATCACTTACGGCCTTTTGTTTCTTATGCCAAGTCCCAGACTATGTTGAAGCCTCAAACAACTAATTCTGGAAACCTTTTTGTATCAACAGATGCCTTCTATGTAACATCATCTCCCCTATCACTGGCTTCTCAATTCATTGCTAAATTAACTGTTCCAGTAAATAAGGAAATTAGTGCTGTTAGCAGTGAAAAAACAACATCTCACAGCCTGGTACATGAATTGCAAAGCTCAACACCAGTATTAAATGTTGAAGAATACATGACTTCAGAAAAACCAACACGGTTCACAAATGGCCCTGTTTCAGGAGCAAATAATCCCTTGAATAAACAGCTAACAAGTACAGGAGGGTGGGACACAAAAGGTACAAGTGATATAGATACAGTTAAAATGCATAATGAAGCCACAAATATCACTCCATTGCAAACACATACCACTAACACAGCCATCATAACCTCTGTCCATGCATCACAAACACAACTAACTACTCCTTTGTTGCCAAAAACCAACTTTACCCATTCTGTCATTACAGTGTTACCGTCTGTGTCTCCTGGTGTAATACCATCTGTAGCAACTTCAGAAGCAACACCAGTTACAGGAAAATCAGCTCCAACATCACCAATGCTGACTTCATCCTTGTTCTCACTGAGCACTGAAAATTCGCCATCTGTGATGGCATTAAGCACGTTAATATCAACACTAGCAAAAAATAATACTGCCACAAAAATGGCACCAACTTTAAGCCCAGTAGTGACACGTGCAGCCTTTCCAGTTGTATCAACAGATGAGTCTACAACACCTGTGCACTCCACTAGCTCATTTCCAGTCACAAAAACTAGTACAGTTTCAGCCCCCACAACACATGCACCAAGACAAACcgaaacaacaacacatgacaccAAGAAATCCACAAGTTCAGACACCAGTAAAACATCAACTGCATACCCACTGACAATTACAGCAGCTTTGACATCTATTACAGCATCAGCGAAAACAGCTAGACTTCTCCCTACACCTGCCGAAAATACTTCCGCTGCTACTACAACAGTGTCAACTTCAGCTTTTGCTAATGTGACAACAGTTCTTCCTTTGGAATGCCAGCTCTCCAGAAACCTTCTCATTAAGACAGGTATGAATATGTTGAGGGTTAGTTATAATGAGGCATTGCATTTTATAATGAAGACATAATATtaatgtctaataataataataataataataataataataatagtttaataAATGACACAGGATAAATTGCAACTATTTTGATGGATAGATTCTTTGTTAGTTTTTGCAAATCTGAATGATTGTTGATAGTGGAGTGCACATGCTGCTACTGTAAGTTCATACAGCCCAGTTCAAACTGCGGCCATGTCCTGTTTCCTCCATCACTGCCAGGTGGCTGTACCAGTGAGGCCAAAGAATCCAGTGCACCAGAGATCAGTATGCTCCAGCTAGGAAGGGAGCTGTCCAGCAAAGGTGTCACAGAGAGCACAATTTGTTGGCTCGGTAATGGCTAGCCTTCAACTAAGCAGCTTTATTGCTGACTCTGCTGCCCATCCCTGATCTGAACTGCATCAGAAGCCTGGCTTCCTCCTCACAAGTAGGAGTAGAAGGCCTTGTGCTGTCAAATTGGCTCTTCAGATCATTGGGGCTTCTGGCTCCTCTGTTCCTAGGAATGATTTTGGAAGGTTCGCCTGAAGATGTAGATTCCTCAAGCAGGGCATCTTCATGAGTGATGGCCTTGGGAGGCTGTATGGAGGTAGGGGTGGTATGTCGAAGTCTGCTGACGCCCCATGAACACTGTAGGTCATATGGCTAGCAACAGATTTCTTCGTTTCCTCCACAGTTTCCTCCATTTCCGGGCTCATCTTGATAGGAGACAGTGTGTCATGACATGCCACTATGAAATGCTCTCATAGAACTTgcatgtaaatatgtttagggTCGCTGCATTGGCCTGTTTCCTATATAGTATTGCAGGGGTCTGTATAACACCTTCCTAAAAATACACTAATTGCAGTTTTATTTCTTCCCAGGAATAACTGGTAACTGTAGAGAATTTCCCTGTACTTGATGGACCTATAAGCAGATTTGTCACATCAACTCATAGAATTAATATTACCAATTTACAACACTTGTTCTAGTGTCAAGACATTAACTGCAGCCTTTGAAATTGGTCTAGATGGAAATACTGTGGATGCAATGGACTTCATTATTGACAATTTCCTGACACTTTCCTTGCTGAAATTGTAGTACAGATAACTGTATGAGACAGGTCACCTACATTTAGCATTTGTAATGTTGGGtgtaggaggaaggaaaggatagAGCTAGACCAGGCACccgcaaactcggccctccagatgttttgggactacaattcccatcatccctgaccactggggtcctgttagctagggatggtgggagttgtagtcctaaaacatctggagggccgagcttggggatgcctgagctagACTGCTGGAGTTGATGATCTCTGGGCGGGATTAAACTGAGGAGTCatgtcagtggaagccctgctgAAGAACTTCTGCTTATGAAATGGAGCCTCTCTTGTTGTTCCCCAATGCCCCTGAATTGGCTGAATCGCATGGGTGTGTGTGATCTTTGCCTGGAAAGCCAAAATATCTGTCCTGATGTAACTATCACCTTAGCGTattgttgaattcctccctctgTCGTGTTATGTTAGAAGAAATGTACACATCTCTCGCTAGCCACATCTCTTGCATTTATAGTCACAAAAATACTAGAAATGTTTGTGACTACTAAATGGTGGCAAATTTGATACAAAATGTAGTGGCTTGTTTCATTAGGGCAACAGAGCAGGGGATTTTTATTGAAGCATTTGTGTAGACTATTCAATGTGTAATCAAGTTAAGTTGCTTTACAACAGGACTGGCTAATGTAGTGCCtcccggatgttgctggactccagttctcataGTCTGactatttgccatgctggctgcggctgatggctgatctggagggcaccacgttggctgcTTCTGTTTTAAAGCATATTGGCACGTGCCCTCAGAAAACCCATGCTTTTCTGTCTGTCCACCCACTCTGTTACCAACACAGTTCCAATGTACGGATTTATTTTTAGGTACACTGTACAGGGAGGCTAATAATGCATActgaaattgtttttcttttcaaatcaACAGGGATGTTGATTTGCTTATTACAATCCGCTTTGCAAATTCTTCCAGACTAGTATCTCTGAGTCATATGTGTTAATATGCATCTGTAATGCAAAAATGCTTCCTTAATGTATCTCCAGATAATCCTTTACTGAAAAAAATTGGTATGGTTATGACTCAGTGAACCTGTGTGGGTTTTAAATAAGTAGCAACTAACTGTCTTCAGTTCCCAACAATAGCGTTTCCTCGGCTTGAAGGTGCTAAACATAAGTTAACTTCCAGACTGCAGCTGCTTCGTAGAGCCTATGTGAGCAGTCATTAGGCTTTTGAAAAGGATTATTAAGCAAATGAACAGAGGGTGCTTTTTAACTAATGTATAACTTTGCATTCTAGTTTTGTTTCTGAACACAAGAAGACTGCTGCTGAGCGACTCCTTAAAGCAGAATGTCACAAAAGGTCTCACCCAGGCATTGCGACGAGCTTTCAACCAAAATGTCAATGCTCAAGTAAGCAAAtttagtcattttttttaaaaaaataatcaaattaaGAGCAAAGGCCAAGGAGAGAATGGGAAATGTCCCTACTCACTGTTATAATTATTTCACTGTTGCATTTCAGATTGCATTGTATTCCTAACACCTATGCATACAGATCCATATAAATAACCCATTAGCACTTTTTTCTTTAATAAGTGGGGGCAATTGATGGAACTGTATTATGGGTAGAATTTtgtctgagtacagtggtaccccgctagacgaatgcctcgcaagacgaaggcattcgtctagcggaaggctgccccgcaagacgaaaaagtctatggggctgcctcgcaagacgaaaaattttcgtctttttttttttcccgttttgcggagcgcggctgtcattgccgctccgcaagacgaaaaacccgctagacgaaaattttcgcagaacgaattattttcgtctagcggggcaccactgtagtgtctttctttcttgttgCCAGCTACTGTGATGCTATCTGTTGGGAGTgaggaaaataaatttaaatactgAGCACTAAATTCTATAGGTAGTCATATAATTCTTGCCATTTTGGCTATAGTATACTGAGAACCCAAAGTcatttcagatgttgttgttgttgttttttaaaaaaagaaaccagggtgtgtgtgtgtgtgtgtgtgtgtgtgtaaacccaTTTCTCTTCTCCATCCCCATCAGTAGAAATTGGGCTTTTGACAATTTGAATATCACACATGTGGGACCATTTCTCAAGTGTGACTGAAAGAAATTTAATTTCTGCTATCATTATAGTTTTATAGCTTAAGCATTTAAAGGTTATATAATCTTATAATGCTTTGGAATGGAAAAGAAATTCTTTCTAGCTTAGCAGCATGACCCTATGTGAGTTTGCTCAGaataagttcagtgggacttagtcataagtaaatgtgcataggaataCAACTTACCTGTAGATGTTGCATTTTCAACACCTGAGAACTGAAATTGATATACGTAAATGGAAACATTCTATGCTGTCATCTACTGAATGTTTGAAAGGATGTGTTCTGTCCCCCGCCCTTCCCTTCTGGAGagtatatttttatttgtgtagGATTAGAATTGTATGTATTTGACTTGGATTTTTTGAACGCTGGTGGAATGTCTTTCTGTGCCACAGCCTTAAGGTGTATGTGAAAGTATGAGAGTGTATAATATTTCTATGTGTCATTTACAGTCAGGTTTATGTCACTTGGAAGATAATATTTCTATACTTCTGCCATGAACAAGGAAGAAAAATGACTTTAATATCAATTTTCTTGCCCTGGTTAGGTTTATATTTCTCATTTCTCTTCAATATACCAGTTATCTGTAGAATTTATTTACTTGAATTTAAGGCTGTCCAGGGCATGAGCTTTTACTTGTTCTGATTGAAAAATGTTGCCATTCTGCAATGATGACAGCCTGTTTTATTGGAAAGTACAGCTCTTTTGAATGGAATATATAAGAGTGATTCAAATGGGACGTGACTTCTAATTTATTTTAGGTATGATTGTCAGCTATCTTGTGGGAGTTGTCCAATGGCGGCAGGCCTCAAGACATCAGAAATGAGGGAATTGGGAATAGTTTTGTTCTGAACTCAGCTTTTCCACAGCTTATAAAATAGTCTAGGAAGTTCAGTAAATGGCTGGCACTCCTGTTAGTATATCCTCTAGCATATATGATATATTAGTTTCTTTAAAGCTTAATATTTATTCTAACAGAAAacaattttggctttaaaaaatggGGTTGGGAGGGGCGGGAGATTTGAGGCACCTTGATCACTGTCCATATTAATTACACGAAACTAAGAGTTGTCAGAGGGCAAGCACTGATGAAAATACTGTAGATCCCTAGAGACTGTAACAGTAACCAAATGAAAACACAATTTTTAAGATGTTTAACAATATTGTGTGTACAATTCTAAGAAaattatataccggtacattcatttgttttatttgtaactCTGTGGTTTATGACACACAATTACTTAAGTATCCAATGAAATATAGCAAGAACGTTTCTAAAACCATCCTTAACAGCATAAACTTTTTAACTTAACAAAACTGTGATATCCATGTCTTGCCCATATTTTTTACTGTATTGCAAAATCCTGAATGAATGGAAGCACCTTAGCACGGTGTCAGAAGGCCAGCAATGAGGGGGGAAGTTTATTTTCTAAAGGGAGGAGTTCAAAAGTTGGGTCGTCATCTTGGAGAATATCCTTTCCTGTGCTGCTGCAGAATTTACCTTACCCATAGGAGAAACCAGAAACAGAGCATCTTCCACTGATTTCCATGCATGGGTTGGCACATACATGTTTATAGTAAGAACATAGAAGATAATGGAGCAGAGACGAAATTATAATTTCAGGTTTGTTGTTCTTATCTGACACATAATAAGGCAGGTTGttgtggaaagaaggaaagagtcTTTTATTTGTTGTGTACATTTCTCTGCTGCATATCCAAGAGACTTTAGTTGCCAGATGAAGGGGCAACATTTGAGTGGCTTTATTCAGGAATATATTAATGTTCTGGGGCTCAGGTGGTGTGAATATGCTCAAAATATTTCAACTTCTACCACAGAAAAAATTGTCAAGGAACAACGTATACATAGGTGCTAAAGTTTATTTAATTCTGTGCAGTTGTCTGTTTGGGTGAGGTGGGATTGGGAGAAAGCAAGTTCAGTAGTTTTCCAAATTAGTGAGTGAAAAAGTGGGTGAAATTCCTGGTTCTGATGAGAACTGTGGCTGCTGTTCAATCTCACAAAAGATCAAGGAGTCCATCAAGGGCCACGTGGAGACTGGATTGTGCTGGTAAGGATGCAATAGGAGCACGACTGATGTTGGCTTTACAACTGTTTTGACACCAGATGAAAACCTGCCTATTTATTGAAACGTTTGAAAGTTGGCCATTTTAAAGCTGGTTATTTTAGTCTGCTCCTTTTGTGAAGTGTCGTTTTATTTGTTGTGTACTGTATTTCTGTGTGTGAAATGGGGCAAGGTGGTTGTGATTCTGTTTGTTTCTcatacatttccccctctcctctttgGGAATGCAAGCTCCTGGGTCTGGTTTCTTGCTTAACTAGGGTGTGGTCAAACAATAgaactaagtacagtggtaccttggtttacaaacttaatccattccggaagtccgttcttaaaccaaagcattcttaaaccaaggtgtgctttctcatagcagcgggggactcaatttacaaattgAACgtactcaacaggaagtggaacatgttctgcttccatggcaaagttcacaaacccaaacacctacttccgggtttgcagcattcttaatccaagttgttcataaactaagctgttcttaaaccaaggtaccactgtagctggcTTTTAATGTATATGGAAATAGCAAGTTTCATTCCACCAGGGCGCAGTAGCTGATATAAATTTCATTAATATATTACCTAACAAAGAATAATGAAACAACTTACAAAGCCAGGCCAAAGCCAACATCATCCATGTAACTTGGAGTTCTTTCAGACAATCTTGTCGATGTTTTCAGATTGTTTAGTGAACTATGAGAGAGGTGACCACAAGGCTTGGGATGTTCCTATTTATAAGCCAGCATCAATGCTAGTTGCAACAGATGGGAACAGATTTAGAGGTCACAGGTACAAGTGCAGTGGGCACTTTTGATTTTGCACTTGTTCTTTAGCTAttaattaaactttttttttgttactCATCATTTTACATACaggaatgtttgtttgaattgCATGCATGTAAACGATTACTATTTAAAAAGTGGGCTAAAATAAATGGTAGATTAGATCAAAGGATGAGGAATAGTCAACATTATttgatttctataccacttaatatattaaaaatatagctAAGCAgtatacagaaaactgaagcaacgacagacaactgaaacaaaatactaaaaaaatggggatgcggat from Lacerta agilis isolate rLacAgi1 chromosome 1, rLacAgi1.pri, whole genome shotgun sequence includes these protein-coding regions:
- the KIAA1549L gene encoding UPF0606 protein KIAA1549L homolog isoform X4; protein product: MALGDEAAVASAAAAAASTSTSTLRCELPVRLRGLFAAGISRAWATSVGLRLLLLLPLPPPLPPCPDRRSAEAAAATKGPLFKAAMLLGVLLVLCQRVQAEQGTEQQQINVAPSSESFTNWRAILSPTWPSRELESSSVGDISMRQALENANLLQIIKSTLAETRTRTMDQTRFLPSLYQGSGNSASQEPSEVSAESPMKSQDADEMTIVSGLPQISVLSALSTSSPVTHSTTTVSSQIMPYGTSSISKEITSGSDIFSTSPLPSPLPLVKESSHIIIVSNLTVPSTQVPLSTDTENSFSINIVNSYLNKTSGNPQSMIVPGNSSATEYAVSKRDGKEFSVATSFSNNIGLISGHSTIPAGTQSHPEDRKLHSPALHAIISNKTSLLVSSHRVPLNSSRNIFFSGFTHKASFVAELPSKPPDAMTHHKESSIYATASSTVHKNRTVPWISASAPHTLSTSPAQFKMMTDLLSASISSSSKGRDLLAVSENPRPFRLSLPAVPTGAISEAISKNNVIAPAPTPTSIPAFYPADKVISLIEGTNQTSNAAGHQTVSAPNDKVASNIHLTNPYATESKTEISNTPYETSENTPPIAYEALVRSLQRRSFTKDASDTVFTNVDVNRLFPYQSPVTQTPNVSLETPANEQILKRILTFERTSSNKFSVSLPTSVGGLLKFRSTALFLSPPNNLRNSRLADSNEGRPMLSLIEEKERNEKVSTTVMPHAEYLSHLPLNESDAKMHETLHTVDTSFRTAISPLDIYMFPSSTPATEHLENPVPASLEVSNTALKGILDTSNAGKIFKTTPLVPVWDPGSWLSSTGISMSSGKTTTHVSRVAEDYVSPTALRTIYTVVPGIQQQTNYVNKQMPSSTATSPISTSVTVLPNSSVSSGRNSKSFTEFNTYPLTVETSSGQYASFPNNQSALSQGAEIPSLQSKKDNHTHGNILEYFTVKNMNVTSSFGKKSYPVYEDFTAANTRTSTSTDAFSSILTTYDHLRPFVSYAKSQTMLKPQTTNSGNLFVSTDAFYVTSSPLSLASQFIAKLTVPVNKEISAVSSEKTTSHSLVHELQSSTPVLNVEEYMTSEKPTRFTNGPVSGANNPLNKQLTSTGGWDTKGTSDIDTVKMHNEATNITPLQTHTTNTAIITSVHASQTQLTTPLLPKTNFTHSVITVLPSVSPGVIPSVATSEATPVTGKSAPTSPMLTSSLFSLSTENSPSVMALSTLISTLAKNNTATKMAPTLSPVVTRAAFPVVSTDESTTPVHSTSSFPVTKTSTVSAPTTHAPRQTETTTHDTKKSTSSDTSKTSTAYPLTITAALTSITASAKTARLLPTPAENTSAATTTVSTSAFANVTTVLPLECQLSRNLLIKTVLFLNTRRLLLSDSLKQNVTKGLTQALRRAFNQNVNAQVEVLEQSNNVTVGYYVTHESLVFIPAVVIEMLIAYGVSNATLDIKQHVPNLHSVAVLALPWDPLPAYHFQLKTELQFVGQSDNIQSCRFVQTMEQRLQKAFQDAERKVLNTSSKLTVQILSTSNVSQSVTLFYVVKNESTVLNGTVSSNLLNHLSAELVGFYLTYPPLTIAEALEYPNLDTSEATRDYWVITVIQGVDITLLGVNNQSFARLMEQRLAPLFMMSHQQGRRFKRATTVGSYTVQMVKMQRIPGPKEPAELTYYTIYNGKPLLGTTAAKILSTVDSQRMALTLGYVVQVQADPVVKNPPNNLWIIAAVLAPIAVVTVIIIIITAVLCRKNKNDFKGDTMMNLPQRAKPVQGFDYAKQHLGQQGAEDEVLPVTQETVVLPLPVRDAPASQEREIIQDGSTAKIAKSNDTRKSRSPSENGSVISNESGKPNSGRSSPQKVMAQQKVTKEEGRKRNGFKSSKKIVPISDEEEGDMLFDSIAKSAIDPFDTSSGSVQLIAIKPVALPPAHTSSDRNQETAVLNGEVNKALKQKSDIEHYRNKLRLKAKRKGYYDFPQVDNNKGLADRKKMYEKAQNEIDHILDPDTDGSSPFVEPKNRQQMKNSVYRSRQSLNSPSPGETEMDLLVTRERQRRGIRNSGYDAYRFSPLPEMVMGSPPPPVPPRTGPVAVTSLRRSTSDIGSKTRISESSGTEQIQPHDHAPFVPVSRAPVSVAPLDQSALNYSGSTVPAVFAIPAANRPGFTGYFIPTPPTAYRNQAWMSYAAENELPGQWADSVPLPGYIEAYSRPRYQHNHSPSRLPRQYSQPANMHSGLEQVPLPPSAASQQSLTENYPLDSPLNNLSTAALVKAIREEVAKLAKKQTDMFEFQV
- the KIAA1549L gene encoding UPF0606 protein KIAA1549L homolog isoform X2, with the translated sequence MALGDEAAVASAAAAAASTSTSTLRCELPVRLRGLFAAGISRAWATSVGLRLLLLLPLPPPLPPCPDRRSAEAAAATKGPLFKAAMLLGVLLVLCQRVQAEQGTEQQQINVAPSSESFTNWRAILSPTWPSRELESSSVGDISMRQALENANLLQIIKSTLAETRTRTMDQTRFLPSLYQGSGNSASQEPSEVSAESPMKSQDADEMTIVSGLPQISVLSALSTSSPVTHSTTTVSSQIMPYGTSSISKEITSGSDIFSTSPLPSPLPLVKESSHIIIVSNLTVPSTQVPLSTDTENSFSINIVNSYLNKTSGNPQSMIVPGNSSATEYAVSKRDGKEFSVATSFSNNIGLISGHSTIPAGTQSHPEDRKLHSPALHAIISNKTSLLVSSHRVPLNSSRNIFFSGFTHKASFVAELPSKPPDAMTHHKESSIYATASSTVHKNRTVPWISASAPHTLSTSPAQFKMMTDLLSASISSSSKGRDLLAVSENPRPFRLSLPAVPTGAISEAISKNNVIAPAPTPTSIPAFYPADKVISLIEGTNQTSNAAGHQTVSAPNDKVASNIHLTNPYATESKTEISNTPYETSENTPPIAYEALVRSLQRRSFTKDASDTVFTNVDVNRLFPYQSPVTQTPNVSLETPANEQILKRILTFERTSSNKFSVSLPTSVGGLLKFRSTALFLSPPNNLRNSRLADSNEGRPMLSLIEEKERNEKVSTTVMPHAEYLSHLPLNESDAKMHETLHTVDTSFRTAISPLDIYMFPSSTPATEHLENPVPASLEVSNTALKGILDTSNAGKIFKTTPLVPVWDPGSWLSSTGISMSSGKTTTHVSRVAEDYVSPTALRTIYTVVPGIQQQTNYVNKQMPSSTATSPISTSVTVLPNSSVSSGRNSKSFTEFNTYPLTVETSSGQYASFPNNQSALSQGAEIPSLQSKKDNHTHGNILEYFTVKNMNVTSSFGKKSYPVYEDFTAANTRTSTSTDAFSSILTTYDHLRPFVSYAKSQTMLKPQTTNSGNLFVSTDAFYVTSSPLSLASQFIAKLTVPVNKEISAVSSEKTTSHSLVHELQSSTPVLNVEEYMTSEKPTRFTNGPVSGANNPLNKQLTSTGGWDTKGTSDIDTVKMHNEATNITPLQTHTTNTAIITSVHASQTQLTTPLLPKTNFTHSVITVLPSVSPGVIPSVATSEATPVTGKSAPTSPMLTSSLFSLSTENSPSVMALSTLISTLAKNNTATKMAPTLSPVVTRAAFPVVSTDESTTPVHSTSSFPVTKTSTVSAPTTHAPRQTETTTHDTKKSTSSDTSKTSTAYPLTITAALTSITASAKTARLLPTPAENTSAATTTVSTSAFANVTTVLPLECQLSRNLLIKTVLFLNTRRLLLSDSLKQNVTKGLTQALRRAFNQNVNAQVEVLEQSNNVTVGYYVTHESLVFIPAVVIEMLIAYGVSNATLDIKQHVPNLHSVAVLALPWDPLPAYHFQLKTELQFVGQSDNIQSCRFVQTMEQRLQKAFQDAERKVLNTSSKLTVQILSTSNVSQSVTLFYVVKNESTVLNGTVSSNLLNHLSAELVGFYLTYPPLTIAEALEYPNLDTSEATRDYWVITVIQGVDITLLGVNNQSFARLMEQRLAPLFMMSHQQGRRFKRATTVGSYTVQMVKMQRIPGPKEPAELTYYTIYNGKPLLGTTAAKILSTVDSQRMALTLGYVVQVQADPVVKNPPNNLWIIAAVLAPIAVVTVIIIIITAVLCRKNKNDFKGDTMMNLPQRAKPVQGFDYAKQHLGQQGAEDEVLPVTQETVVLPLPVRDAPASQEREIIQDGSTAKIAKSNDTRKSRSPSENGSVISNESGKPNSGRSSPQKVMAQQKVTKEEGRKRNVPISDEEEGDMLFDSIAKSAIDPFDTSSGSVQLIAIKPVALPPAHTSSDRNQETAVLNGEVNKALKQKSDIEHYRNKLRLKAKRKGYYDFPQVDNNKGLADRKKMYEKAQNEIDHILDPDTDGSSPFVEPKNRQQMKNSVYRSRQSLNSPSPGETEMDLLVTRERQRRGIRNSGYDTEPEMIEETNVDRVNEPRNYNRAHQAKGHSETSTLSSQPSIDEVRQQMHMLLEEAFSLASAGHGGQSRQQDAYSSTQQLPYSEVVTSAPGTMSRPRGGIQWVPTYRPEVYQYSLPRPAYRFSPLPEMVMGSPPPPVPPRTGPVAVTSLRRSTSDIGSKTRISESSGTEQIQPHDHAPFVPVSRAPVSVAPLDQSALNYSGSTVPAVFAIPAANRPGFTGYFIPTPPTAYRNQAWMSYAAENELPGQWADSVPLPGYIEAYSRPRYQHNHSPSRLPRQYSQPANMHSGLEQVPLPPSAASQQSLTENYPLDSPLNNLSTAALVKAIREEVAKLAKKQTDMFEFQV